One genomic region from Herpetosiphonaceae bacterium encodes:
- a CDS encoding 3'(2'),5'-bisphosphate nucleotidase, translating to MPTEREVGLNAVRSAARVCEAVRAVMVNGAEADKLDKQDRSPVTVADFGAQAVVCRLIDESFPSDTIVAEEDSALLRDAAHAQVLAAVERFVRAEVGAADEAAIVRWIDRGNGEPGGRFWVLDPIDGTKGFLRQDQYAIALALIEHGQVTWGFLACPALSRADGTGAIFVAQRSAGAECYTLEGVSLGRVRVSDVASPEQARLAESVESGHTNRGLSAQLQAALGIRAQPVRMDSQAKYAAVAAGQAEIYLRSPNPRTPEYRECIWDHAAGWLIVEEAGGRVTDVYGQPLDWTRGRRLERNIGVIATNGQLHETILGALAPMLP from the coding sequence ATGCCAACAGAACGCGAAGTAGGACTTAACGCCGTACGCTCGGCTGCCCGTGTGTGCGAGGCGGTTCGGGCAGTGATGGTCAACGGGGCGGAGGCGGACAAGCTCGACAAACAAGATCGCAGCCCGGTGACAGTCGCCGACTTTGGCGCGCAGGCGGTGGTCTGCCGCCTGATCGACGAGTCGTTTCCCAGCGATACGATCGTCGCAGAGGAAGATAGCGCGCTGCTGCGAGATGCCGCTCACGCCCAGGTGTTGGCCGCCGTCGAGCGCTTCGTGCGGGCCGAGGTCGGAGCGGCGGATGAGGCCGCGATCGTGCGCTGGATCGACCGGGGCAATGGCGAGCCGGGGGGGCGCTTCTGGGTGCTCGATCCGATCGACGGGACCAAAGGCTTTTTGCGCCAGGATCAGTACGCCATCGCCCTGGCGCTGATCGAGCACGGGCAGGTGACATGGGGCTTTCTGGCATGTCCGGCCCTGTCGCGCGCCGACGGCACCGGCGCGATCTTCGTCGCGCAGCGCAGCGCGGGAGCCGAGTGCTACACGCTGGAGGGGGTCAGCCTTGGCCGCGTGCGAGTCAGCGATGTAGCCAGCCCGGAGCAGGCGCGTCTCGCCGAGAGCGTCGAGTCGGGCCATACCAATCGCGGGCTGTCGGCGCAGCTTCAGGCGGCGCTCGGCATCAGGGCACAGCCGGTGCGAATGGATAGCCAGGCCAAATACGCGGCGGTCGCGGCGGGCCAGGCCGAGATCTACCTGCGCTCGCCCAATCCGCGCACGCCTGAGTACCGCGAGTGTATCTGGGACCACGCGGCGGGCTGGCTGATCGTCGAGGAGGCGGGCGGCAGAGTGACCGATGTCTACGGACAGCCGCTCGACTGGACGCGGGGCCGTCGTCTGGAGCGCAACATCGGCGTGATCGCCACCAACGGCCAGCTCCACGAGACAATCCTGGGAGCGCTCGCGCCGATGCTGCCGTAA
- a CDS encoding sugar ABC transporter permease has translation MALQPKSKPVDSALATGRRGWLSRLWRGSGGWHPTQQNEAYLFLLPSLAGLLVFTALPIVAALALSLVRWNLVGAPVFVGPANYVELLTRDDAFRKAFWNTLYFVVTIVPLQLAIGLALAVALNQALRGIKIYRVIYFMPVVTSIVAAALVFQWMFNRDFGVLSALIWKLGEWTGGAITPPDWLNSTVWAKPAIVLLTLWKNVGFTLVIYLAGLQAVPQELYDAATVDGASGWQRFRNITLPLISPTTFFLLVIQMIGAFQLFSEPFVMSRGQGGPAQATLTLVFYVYQNAFRFGNMGKAAAIAWVLFVFIFVCTLVQNRLQRRWVHYEAGEV, from the coding sequence ATGGCTTTGCAACCAAAATCCAAGCCGGTCGACTCGGCGCTTGCCACGGGGCGGCGCGGCTGGCTGTCGCGTCTGTGGCGCGGCTCCGGCGGCTGGCATCCGACGCAGCAGAACGAGGCGTATCTCTTTCTGCTGCCGAGCCTGGCGGGATTACTCGTCTTTACCGCGCTGCCGATCGTCGCCGCGCTGGCGCTGAGCCTGGTCCGCTGGAATCTGGTGGGAGCGCCCGTCTTTGTCGGCCCCGCCAACTACGTCGAGCTACTGACGCGCGACGACGCCTTTCGTAAGGCGTTCTGGAACACGCTCTACTTTGTGGTGACGATCGTGCCGCTCCAGCTTGCGATCGGCCTGGCGCTCGCCGTTGCGCTCAATCAGGCGCTCCGGGGCATTAAGATCTACCGCGTGATCTACTTCATGCCGGTCGTCACCAGTATTGTCGCCGCCGCGCTGGTCTTTCAATGGATGTTCAACCGCGACTTCGGGGTGCTCAGCGCGCTGATCTGGAAGCTCGGCGAGTGGACCGGCGGCGCGATCACGCCGCCCGACTGGCTCAATAGCACCGTCTGGGCTAAACCGGCGATCGTCCTGCTGACGCTCTGGAAAAATGTCGGCTTTACGTTGGTGATCTACCTGGCCGGGCTGCAAGCGGTGCCCCAAGAGCTGTATGACGCCGCCACAGTCGACGGCGCGAGCGGCTGGCAGCGCTTCCGCAATATCACGCTGCCGCTGATCAGCCCCACCACCTTCTTTCTGCTGGTGATCCAGATGATCGGCGCGTTCCAGCTCTTCAGCGAGCCGTTCGTCATGTCGCGAGGCCAGGGCGGTCCCGCGCAGGCGACGCTGACGCTGGTCTTTTATGTCTATCAGAATGCGTTCAGGTTCGGCAACATGGGCAAGGCCGCAGCCATCGCCTGGGTGCTGTTCGTGTTTATCTTTGTGTGTACGCTCGTGCAGAATCGGCTTCAGCGGCGCTGGGTCCACTACGAAGCGGGAGAGGTTTGA
- a CDS encoding sugar ABC transporter substrate-binding protein, whose product MYITRRMQALVVLVLLSVLTACGSGGAGGTGGNATAEPAGSAAPGATSGAASGGTQGSAAPTGEAVTIKWGFWGEPGEKATHEKVAQAFMQEHPEIKIEIWHQPWGDYFTKLQTLWAGGDKQAIPDVMFLFPVPRYAADGVLENLDPWIQKDNIKVDDYWPALLESVKYNNSIYGLPRDIGLEVLYYNKQIFDEAGVAYPTDTWTWDDLKAAAEKLTVVEGGGRVKRYALGMEGGKYSLWLNQNKASILDDMRNPSKCTMADPKAVEAIKLFSEMMNQNQAMRDANLSQAGGDAAVFQSGQVAMIIQNASRISAFNEAGLSYDVAPVPFPKDGQRAASAGGAAWSMSSSSAHKEAAWTFLSWLQSTNGGQRLYTESGEIFPALQSTARSEAFLKSQQPPASRQAFLTEGENARVGRFGYFPEWGELEDSVISPGLQRIWAGEATPEQALPEICGQVDSFLKERGYPKQ is encoded by the coding sequence ATGTACATCACCCGACGAATGCAAGCACTGGTCGTGCTGGTTCTGCTCAGCGTGCTGACCGCGTGCGGTTCCGGCGGTGCTGGCGGCACCGGCGGCAACGCCACAGCCGAGCCCGCAGGCAGCGCAGCGCCCGGCGCGACCAGTGGCGCGGCCAGCGGCGGCACACAGGGCAGTGCCGCCCCGACCGGCGAGGCTGTAACGATCAAGTGGGGCTTCTGGGGCGAGCCCGGCGAGAAGGCGACCCACGAAAAAGTGGCTCAGGCGTTCATGCAAGAGCATCCTGAGATCAAGATCGAGATCTGGCATCAGCCCTGGGGCGACTACTTCACCAAGCTGCAAACGCTCTGGGCGGGCGGCGATAAGCAGGCGATCCCGGACGTGATGTTCCTCTTCCCCGTGCCGCGCTACGCCGCCGACGGCGTGCTGGAAAACCTCGATCCCTGGATTCAGAAGGATAACATCAAGGTCGATGACTACTGGCCCGCACTGCTGGAGTCGGTCAAGTACAACAACAGCATCTACGGCCTGCCCCGCGACATCGGCCTGGAGGTGCTCTACTACAACAAGCAGATCTTCGACGAGGCAGGCGTGGCCTATCCCACCGACACCTGGACCTGGGATGATCTCAAGGCCGCCGCCGAGAAGCTGACCGTCGTCGAGGGCGGCGGGCGCGTCAAGCGCTACGCCCTGGGTATGGAGGGCGGCAAGTACAGCCTGTGGCTCAACCAGAACAAGGCCAGCATCCTCGACGATATGCGCAATCCCTCAAAATGCACCATGGCCGATCCCAAAGCCGTCGAGGCGATTAAGCTCTTCTCGGAGATGATGAATCAGAACCAGGCCATGCGCGACGCCAATCTGAGCCAGGCGGGCGGCGACGCGGCGGTCTTCCAGAGCGGCCAGGTGGCGATGATCATCCAGAACGCCAGCCGCATCTCGGCCTTCAACGAGGCCGGGCTGAGCTACGATGTCGCGCCCGTGCCGTTTCCGAAGGACGGCCAGCGCGCGGCCAGCGCCGGCGGCGCGGCCTGGTCGATGAGCAGCAGCAGCGCGCACAAAGAGGCCGCCTGGACCTTCCTGAGCTGGCTTCAGAGCACCAACGGCGGCCAGCGGCTCTACACCGAGTCGGGGGAGATCTTCCCGGCGCTGCAATCCACTGCCAGATCGGAGGCGTTCTTGAAGTCGCAGCAGCCCCCGGCCAGCCGCCAGGCGTTCCTGACCGAGGGCGAGAACGCCCGCGTGGGCCGCTTCGGCTACTTCCCTGAGTGGGGCGAGCTTGAGGACTCGGTCATCAGCCCTGGCTTGCAGCGCATCTGGGCCGGCGAGGCCACGCCTGAGCAGGCATTGCCGGAGATCTGCGGACAGGTCGATAGCTTCCTCAAAGAGCGCGGCTATCCCAAGCAGTAG